A region from the Arachis ipaensis cultivar K30076 chromosome B01, Araip1.1, whole genome shotgun sequence genome encodes:
- the LOC107607622 gene encoding uncharacterized protein LOC107607622, producing MKNAKDSQFSKFLDIFKKLHINIPFAEALEQMPLYAKFLKELMTKKRSWRNDETVILTEECSAIIQHKLPQKLKDPGSFQIPYILGEITVEKALCNLGASINLMSLTMMKRMKIEEAKPTRMALQLADRSFIFPYGIVEDLLVKVGDFIFPVDFVVLDMEEEANASIIWGGHF from the coding sequence ATGAAGAATGCAAAGGACAGTCAATTCTCCAAATTTTTGGATATTTTCAAGAAGCTTCATATCAACATTCCCTTTGCAGAAGcactagagcaaatgccactttatgctaAGTTTTTGAAggaattaatgaccaagaagagaagctggaggaATGATGAAACTGTGATCTTAACTGAGGAATGCAGTGCGATAATCCAACACAAGCTGCCTCAAAAATTGAAGGACCCTGGAAGCTTCCAAATTCCCTATATCTTAGGGGAAATCACAGTTGAAAAAGCTTTATGTAACTTGGGAGCTAGTATAAATTTGATGTCCTTAACAATGATGAAaagaatgaagattgaggaagccaaaccaacaagaatggcccTCCAATTGGCAGATCGATCATTCATATTCCCTTATGGAATAGTAGAAGATTTGTTAGTGAAAGTGGGAGACTTCATCTTCCCTGTTGATTTTGTGGTGTTAGATATGGAGGAAGAAGCTAATGCTTCAATAATTTGGGGGGGCCATTTTTAG